The DNA sequence AATAAAGTTAACGATACACCTTGCCCTGGGTGGTCGCAAAGGGCTTTGCCATGCACCAGGTGCATGGATTGCGTCTAAGCACCTGGATTAGGCCTCATGGCGGGGTCGTTAGCGGGGATAGAGTAGGGGGTATAATCGGGCGAAGCGGAATGGATCGCTGCAACTGAATGGACTAATTCTGAATCCGCATGAGGTTGCTGCGGTAGCGGCGTGGGGTTGTATGCATATATTGACGAAAGCATTTGTGAAAGTAGCTGGAGCTCTCGAAGCCACAATCGAGCGCAATTTCTATCAGTGGTAAACGTGTTGTAGAGAGTAACAAGCAGGCGCGTTGAATACGTTCCTTGATGAGCCATTCTGTGGGGGTCATTCCGAGGTGATTCTGGAAACTGCGGGCGACGTGTTCACGTGATCTCCCCATTATCTGATTCAGTAACGGGAGGCCTTTGGTCAGTACTTCACTGTCGATCGCCTTAGATAGCCCTTTGGCCATCCAGTCGGGCATGTCCGGTCGCTCATCGGAGTAAGTATGCCTAGAATTCAATAATCGGGAAATACTCAAGAGCAGCCATGCGGCATCTGAGCGTCCGCGCTGATTGGCGACACTTGAAGCTAGTTGCTGAAATTCGATAACCTGTTGTTGGTTGAGTGATTCAATCTGAATTGGGGTGCCCGTTAGCCAATGGTTGTGTTTAAAGTTGGCCAGGTCGAAAGTCGCCTCAAAAGTATTTCTTTCAATGGCGATGTTGAGAAAGACCAAGTTATTGTGGCCATCGATGGCGTGCGAGTGCTCTGGGCGAACAAAGTAGAGCACATGAGGTTGTAGATCTTCGCTTCCACAAGGGGTGTGTTGTTGTCCGTTTCCTTCCAGAACGAGAAAGCATTCGTAGAAATCATGCTGATGCATTGCAGGGCTATGCATTCGCTTGAGTTCAATGGTGGCAATATGGAGGCATTCGTTAGCTCGGCAAATATGGTGCCACAGGATCTTTTTCATAATATCACAATAGAGCACTAATTTGCTAATTGAAAGGACGATTCTCTCTGCCGGATTTGATATACTGATAGCCATGATTACCTACTCTAACCCTCGCCTTACCTCCGAAGAGG is a window from the Cerasicoccus sp. TK19100 genome containing:
- a CDS encoding AraC family transcriptional regulator, coding for MKKILWHHICRANECLHIATIELKRMHSPAMHQHDFYECFLVLEGNGQQHTPCGSEDLQPHVLYFVRPEHSHAIDGHNNLVFLNIAIERNTFEATFDLANFKHNHWLTGTPIQIESLNQQQVIEFQQLASSVANQRGRSDAAWLLLSISRLLNSRHTYSDERPDMPDWMAKGLSKAIDSEVLTKGLPLLNQIMGRSREHVARSFQNHLGMTPTEWLIKERIQRACLLLSTTRLPLIEIALDCGFESSSYFHKCFRQYMHTTPRRYRSNLMRIQN